GGACCAGCTGAGCAGCCGCTGCCAGCGGTTGAGCAGTTCGGCCCGGACCTGGGTCTGCCCGACCTGGAGGTGGTGACCGGGGGCGCCCTCGTGGTAGACGGTGGTCACCTCGCGCCAGGTGGAGAACTCGTTGATGCCCTGCGGCACCGCCCACCACATCCGACCGGGGCGGGAGAAATCCTCGCTGGGGCCGGTGTAGTAGATCCCGCCGTCGCTGGTCGGGGCGAGGCGGCATTCGATTCGACGTACCTGCTCCGGGATGTCGAAGTGGGTGCCGTGCAGGTCCGCGATCGCCTTCTCGGCCAGCGCCTGCATCCAGTCGCGGAACGCCTCCTTGCCCTCGATCCGGCGGGCCGGGTCGGCGTCCAGGGCGGCGACCGCCTCGTCGACGGTGGCACCGGGCGACAGGATCCGGGCCGCCACCGCGCGCATCTCGGCTTCGAGCCGGGCCAGTTCCTCGAAGCCCCAGGCGTACGTCTCGTCGAGGTCGACCCGGGCGCCGAGGAAGTACTGCGAGGCGAGCTGGTACCGCTCCCGCCCGGCGGCCTGCTTCTCCCGCCCCCGTGGGGCGAGTTCGGTACGGAGGAACTGCCCGAACTCGGCGGTCGCCGCGGTGGCCGCCGCCGCTCCCCGGCGCAGTTCCGTGGCGAGCGCGCCGTCGGCGGTCAACCGGTCGGCCAGACCGTGGAAGAAGTTGTCACCGTTCGGGTCGGTCCAGATGTCGCACTGCTTGGCGACCTCGATCATCTGCGCGCGCGGGCTGGCGTGCCCGGCGTCGGCGGAGCTGACCAGGGTCGTCCGGTAGCCGTCGAGTGCGGCGGCGAACTGGTTGAGCCGGGCGGCGATGTTGCTGACCGCCTCGGCGCCCTCGGTCGGCATCAGGTCGAAGACCTGGCGGATCTCGTGCAGTCCGCTGGCGATCACGTTGAT
The Micromonospora pisi DNA segment above includes these coding regions:
- a CDS encoding DUF885 domain-containing protein, whose amino-acid sequence is MGQIDDLANRYVADWAPLNPTGATFVGITGYDDQLGDLSPSGYAAQAELNRRTLAELDVLEPATAAERTAKEAMQERLGLELARYDAGETASEINVIASGLHEIRQVFDLMPTEGAEAVSNIAARLNQFAAALDGYRTTLVSSADAGHASPRAQMIEVAKQCDIWTDPNGDNFFHGLADRLTADGALATELRRGAAAATAATAEFGQFLRTELAPRGREKQAAGRERYQLASQYFLGARVDLDETYAWGFEELARLEAEMRAVAARILSPGATVDEAVAALDADPARRIEGKEAFRDWMQALAEKAIADLHGTHFDIPEQVRRIECRLAPTSDGGIYYTGPSEDFSRPGRMWWAVPQGINEFSTWREVTTVYHEGAPGHHLQVGQTQVRAELLNRWQRLLSWSSGHGEGWALYSERLMDELGYLDDPGDKLGMLDGQAFRAARVIVDIGMHLELEIPRDNPFGFHPGERWTPELGWEFMRAHCRVPDENLRFELNRYLGWPGQAPSYKVGERIWLQARDDAKARKGADFDLKQFHLDALNLGSLGLDPLKSALARL